A genomic segment from Bosea sp. OAE506 encodes:
- a CDS encoding lytic murein transglycosylase, translating to MRATILALPLLLAASAVSAQGSFQSCLSGLRSDAAAKGVSGATFDRAMAGVEPDMKIIEAMNNQPEFKTPIWDYLGTLVDDEKVAEGRAMMRQHASVLAAAEQRFGVDRHTIAAVWGVESDFGKAKGRWPLVQALSTGACLAPRRNAFFKGELFATLQIIQRGDVRPERLFGSWAGAFGHTQFIPTTYLRLAVDGDGDGRRDLVDSIPDALHSTANFMDKAGWVTGATWGYEVRVPDGYSGPSGRNPKQPVSSWAARGIVKFDGSPLNGTGNAGLLMPAGRNGPAFLVFKNYDAAYSYNGADSYALAISLLSDRLRGRPGVQGEWPTDDLPLSREQRRELQRLLIARGYNVGEPDGAVGSLTRAAIKEVEARLGLPQTGRPGEKVLRALKSGRV from the coding sequence ATGCGCGCAACGATCCTGGCCCTGCCCCTTCTGCTCGCCGCCTCGGCCGTCTCGGCGCAGGGCAGCTTCCAGTCCTGCCTGTCCGGCCTGCGCAGCGATGCTGCGGCAAAGGGTGTCTCGGGGGCCACGTTCGACCGCGCCATGGCCGGTGTCGAGCCGGACATGAAGATCATCGAGGCGATGAACAACCAGCCGGAGTTCAAGACCCCGATCTGGGATTATCTCGGCACGCTCGTCGACGACGAGAAGGTCGCGGAAGGCCGCGCCATGATGCGCCAGCACGCCTCGGTGCTCGCGGCGGCCGAACAGCGCTTCGGTGTCGACCGTCACACCATCGCCGCCGTCTGGGGCGTGGAGAGCGATTTCGGCAAGGCCAAGGGCCGATGGCCGCTGGTGCAGGCGCTCTCCACCGGCGCCTGCCTGGCGCCGCGCCGCAACGCCTTCTTCAAGGGCGAGCTGTTCGCGACGCTGCAGATCATCCAGCGTGGTGACGTCCGCCCCGAGCGGCTGTTCGGCTCATGGGCCGGCGCCTTCGGCCACACCCAGTTCATCCCGACGACCTATCTGCGGCTCGCCGTCGACGGCGACGGCGACGGGCGGCGCGACCTCGTCGACTCGATCCCCGATGCGCTGCATTCCACTGCCAACTTCATGGACAAGGCGGGTTGGGTCACCGGCGCGACCTGGGGTTATGAGGTGCGCGTGCCGGACGGCTATTCCGGCCCGAGCGGGCGCAATCCCAAGCAGCCTGTCTCGTCCTGGGCGGCGCGGGGCATCGTCAAGTTCGACGGTTCGCCGCTCAACGGCACCGGCAATGCCGGGCTCTTGATGCCGGCGGGGCGCAACGGCCCGGCTTTCCTCGTCTTCAAGAACTACGACGCGGCCTACAGCTACAATGGTGCGGATTCCTATGCGCTCGCGATTTCGCTCCTCTCCGACCGGCTGCGCGGGCGCCCGGGCGTGCAGGGCGAGTGGCCGACCGACGACCTGCCGCTCTCGCGCGAGCAGCGGCGCGAGTTGCAGCGGCTCCTGATCGCGCGCGGCTACAATGTCGGCGAGCCGGACGGAGCCGTCGGCTCGCTGACTCGAGCCGCGATCAAGGAGGTCGAGGCCAGGCTCGGCCTGCCCCAGACCGGGCGGCCCGGCGAGAAGGTCCTGCGCGCGCTGAAGAGCGGTCGGGTCTAG
- a CDS encoding histidine phosphatase family protein: MAAAGFGQRFVLGLLLLLSLGWPGAVLAIEADRERVWALLARSGHVVLMRHADAPGTGDPAGFRLGDCATQRNLGERGRDQARRLGDEFRRRAIPVALVLSSQWCRTRETAELMALGPVEDEPTALNSFFGRPGERDAATAALRRRLATLPAEAGLVVMVTHQVNITALTGVFPASGEMVVLKRDATGAIATVGRLPPP, encoded by the coding sequence ATGGCCGCAGCAGGGTTTGGTCAGCGGTTCGTCCTCGGTCTGCTTCTGCTGCTGTCGCTGGGCTGGCCCGGCGCGGTCCTTGCCATCGAGGCCGACCGCGAGCGGGTCTGGGCGCTGCTCGCCCGGTCGGGCCATGTCGTGCTGATGCGCCATGCCGATGCGCCGGGAACCGGCGATCCGGCCGGATTCCGGCTCGGCGACTGCGCAACCCAGCGCAATCTCGGCGAGCGCGGGCGCGACCAGGCAAGGCGGCTCGGCGATGAGTTCCGGCGCCGCGCCATCCCCGTGGCGCTGGTGCTCAGCAGCCAGTGGTGCCGGACGCGCGAGACGGCTGAACTGATGGCGCTCGGCCCGGTCGAGGACGAGCCGACGGCGCTAAACTCCTTCTTCGGCCGCCCCGGCGAGCGCGACGCCGCCACCGCCGCGCTGCGGCGGCGCCTGGCGACACTGCCCGCCGAGGCCGGGCTGGTTGTGATGGTGACGCACCAGGTCAACATCACCGCGCTGACCGGCGTCTTTCCGGCGTCGGGCGAGATGGTGGTGCTGAAGCGGGACGCGACCGGCGCGATCGCGACGGTGGGCCGGCTGCCGCCGCCGTGA
- a CDS encoding DMT family protein, whose translation MPSITAAHVLPVAMLVGSNVFMTFAWYGHLSYKSTALWLAILASWMIALPEYMLAVPANRIGSAVYSTAELKTMQEVITLTVFAGFSVFWLKESLTWNHAIGFALIAAGAFFIFNAKA comes from the coding sequence ATGCCCTCCATTACCGCCGCCCATGTCCTGCCGGTCGCCATGCTGGTCGGCTCCAACGTCTTCATGACCTTCGCCTGGTATGGCCATCTCAGCTACAAGAGCACAGCACTCTGGCTGGCCATCCTCGCAAGCTGGATGATCGCGCTGCCGGAATACATGCTGGCGGTGCCGGCCAACCGCATCGGCTCGGCCGTCTATTCGACCGCCGAACTCAAGACGATGCAGGAGGTCATCACCCTGACCGTCTTCGCTGGCTTCTCGGTGTTCTGGCTCAAGGAGAGCCTGACCTGGAACCACGCCATCGGCTTCGCGCTGATCGCGGCCGGCGCCTTCTTCATCTTCAACGCCAAGGCCTGA
- a CDS encoding YaiI/YqxD family protein, giving the protein MEPAAPTAPAPIAIYVDADACPVKDEIFKVASRHRLHVFVVANSFMMLPREPWIERIVVSGGFDAADDWIAERVYRGAIVITSDIPLADRCIKAGAEVIGPTGKPFTEASIGMALATRDMMEDLRAMGTATGGPKPFSARDRSAFLQALDLAIQRLKRAGFTAG; this is encoded by the coding sequence ATGGAACCCGCTGCCCCCACGGCGCCCGCGCCGATCGCGATCTATGTCGACGCCGACGCCTGCCCGGTGAAGGACGAGATCTTCAAGGTCGCCAGTCGGCATCGGCTGCATGTCTTCGTCGTGGCCAACAGCTTCATGATGCTGCCGCGCGAGCCCTGGATCGAGCGCATCGTCGTCTCGGGCGGGTTCGATGCGGCCGATGACTGGATCGCCGAGCGCGTTTATCGCGGCGCGATCGTCATCACCTCGGACATCCCCTTGGCCGATCGCTGCATCAAGGCTGGCGCCGAGGTCATCGGGCCGACCGGCAAGCCCTTCACCGAAGCCTCGATCGGCATGGCGCTGGCGACGCGCGACATGATGGAGGATCTGCGCGCGATGGGCACCGCCACCGGCGGGCCGAAGCCGTTCTCGGCACGCGACCGCTCGGCCTTCCTGCAGGCGCTCGACCTCGCCATCCAGCGGTTGAAGCGGGCCGGCTTCACGGCCGGCTGA
- a CDS encoding pyridoxal phosphate-dependent aminotransferase, whose translation MAFLADALKRVKPSATITITQKARDLKAQGKDVISLSVGEPDFDTPDNIKEAAIAAIRRGETKYTPVSGIPQLREAVARKFKRENGLDYKPSQTIVSTGGKHVIYNALLATLNPGDEVICVSPYWVSYPEMVALCGGTATFAETKIENEFKLQPEELERAITPKTKWVILNSPSNPSGAAYSRAEMKKLTDVLMRHPHVWVLTDDMYEHLVYGEFEFVTPAQVEPGLYERTLTMNGVSKSYAMTGWRIGYAAGPQHLMNAMDLVQGQQTSGTSAISQWAAVEALDGTQDHLPVFKKAFERRRDLVVSMLNQTRGLVCPKPEGAFYVYPDCSALIGKTMPNGKVIETDEDLVMGILEAEAVAAVHGSSFGLGPNFRISYATSDEKLEEACRRIQRFCAELR comes from the coding sequence ATGGCCTTCCTTGCCGACGCCCTGAAGCGCGTGAAGCCGTCTGCGACCATCACCATCACGCAGAAGGCGCGCGACCTGAAAGCGCAGGGCAAGGACGTGATCTCGCTCTCAGTCGGCGAGCCCGATTTCGACACGCCCGACAACATCAAGGAGGCGGCCATCGCCGCCATCCGTCGCGGCGAGACCAAGTACACCCCCGTCTCCGGCATCCCGCAGCTGCGCGAGGCCGTGGCACGCAAGTTCAAGCGCGAGAACGGGCTCGACTACAAGCCGAGCCAGACGATCGTCTCCACCGGTGGCAAGCATGTCATCTACAACGCCCTGCTCGCCACGCTGAACCCGGGCGACGAGGTCATCTGCGTCTCGCCCTACTGGGTTTCCTATCCCGAGATGGTCGCGCTCTGCGGTGGTACGGCGACCTTCGCCGAGACCAAGATCGAGAATGAGTTCAAGCTCCAGCCGGAAGAGCTCGAGCGCGCGATCACGCCCAAGACCAAGTGGGTCATCCTGAACTCGCCGTCGAACCCGTCGGGCGCCGCCTATAGCCGCGCCGAGATGAAGAAGCTCACCGATGTCCTGATGCGCCACCCCCATGTCTGGGTGCTCACCGACGACATGTACGAGCACCTCGTCTATGGCGAGTTTGAATTCGTCACCCCGGCGCAGGTCGAGCCCGGCCTCTACGAGCGCACGCTGACGATGAACGGCGTCTCGAAGTCCTACGCGATGACCGGCTGGCGCATCGGCTACGCGGCCGGCCCGCAGCATCTGATGAACGCCATGGACCTCGTCCAGGGCCAGCAGACCTCGGGCACGTCGGCGATCTCGCAATGGGCGGCCGTCGAGGCGCTGGACGGCACGCAGGACCACCTGCCCGTCTTCAAGAAGGCCTTCGAGCGCCGTCGCGACCTCGTCGTCTCCATGCTGAACCAGACCCGCGGCCTGGTCTGCCCGAAGCCGGAAGGCGCCTTCTACGTCTATCCCGACTGCTCGGCCCTGATCGGCAAGACCATGCCCAACGGCAAGGTCATCGAGACCGACGAGGATCTGGTCATGGGCATCCTCGAGGCGGAAGCCGTCGCCGCGGTGCACGGCTCCTCCTTTGGCCTGGGCCCGAACTTCCGCATCTCCTACGCCACCTCGGACGAGAAGCTGGAAGAGGCCTGCCGCCGCATCCAGCGCTTCTGCGCCGAGCTGCGCTGA
- a CDS encoding SemiSWEET transporter, translating into MSPASIEILGFAAAALTSLCWLPQAWRTIRTRDTKAISLWTQSLFAAGTALWLTYGLHIGSWPVVFANALTLCLVLLILSMKLRFG; encoded by the coding sequence ATGTCGCCCGCCTCCATCGAAATCCTCGGCTTCGCCGCCGCCGCGCTCACCAGCCTGTGCTGGCTGCCTCAGGCCTGGCGCACCATCCGCACCCGCGACACAAAGGCGATCTCGCTGTGGACGCAGTCGCTCTTCGCGGCCGGGACGGCGCTCTGGCTGACCTACGGGCTGCATATCGGTTCCTGGCCGGTCGTCTTCGCCAATGCGCTGACGCTCTGCCTCGTGCTGCTCATCCTCTCGATGAAGCTGCGCTTCGGCTGA
- a CDS encoding transglutaminase family protein, giving the protein MKLRIGYELDYDFPQPTPLILMLNVHFSRFSDLETPDHMRITPSVPVSAYRDGFGNWCTRLVAPQGPMRITADAIIADSGLPEAQNRSAGQVPVEHLPEEAIVFLLASRFCDSDRLLDLAWQLFGHTTPGAPRVQAICDFVNQRIAFNYNDASVTRSASDAYAEGRGVCRDYAHLAIAFCRAMNIPARYCTCYLGDIGTPPPWPPGDFAASFEAYLEGGWQMFDPRNNVPRIGRVLIARGRDAADVAIATTFGPNTLTGFKVWTDEVIEA; this is encoded by the coding sequence GTGAAACTCAGGATCGGATACGAGCTCGACTACGATTTTCCCCAGCCGACCCCGCTGATCCTGATGCTGAACGTGCATTTCAGCCGGTTCTCGGATCTCGAAACGCCCGACCATATGCGCATCACTCCCTCAGTGCCGGTCAGCGCCTATCGCGACGGCTTCGGCAACTGGTGCACGCGACTGGTGGCGCCGCAGGGCCCTATGCGGATCACGGCCGACGCAATCATCGCCGATAGCGGCCTGCCGGAGGCCCAGAATCGCAGTGCGGGGCAGGTTCCCGTCGAGCATCTGCCCGAGGAGGCGATCGTCTTCCTGCTGGCGAGCCGCTTTTGCGATTCCGACCGGTTGCTCGATCTCGCCTGGCAGCTGTTCGGGCATACCACGCCCGGCGCGCCGCGGGTCCAGGCGATCTGCGACTTCGTCAACCAGCGCATCGCCTTCAACTACAACGACGCGAGCGTGACGCGCTCGGCTTCGGACGCCTATGCGGAAGGGCGCGGCGTCTGCCGCGACTATGCCCATCTGGCGATTGCGTTCTGCCGGGCGATGAACATCCCGGCGCGCTACTGCACCTGCTATCTCGGCGATATCGGCACGCCGCCGCCCTGGCCGCCGGGCGATTTCGCGGCGTCCTTCGAGGCTTATCTCGAGGGCGGCTGGCAGATGTTCGATCCGCGCAACAATGTCCCGCGCATCGGGCGCGTGCTGATCGCACGCGGACGCGATGCCGCGGATGTCGCCATTGCCACGACCTTCGGGCCGAACACGCTGACGGGTTTCAAGGTCTGGACCGACGAGGTGATCGAGGCATGA
- a CDS encoding tripartite tricarboxylate transporter substrate binding protein → MSLTRRSTLGLMAGAVLAPSVVRAQSFPAKGITIVVPYPAGGPTDAIARFVAQDLTTSLGQSVIVDNRAGASGAVGTRAVAHGAADGYTIVFGNNQTHGNNMFLLKEPGYDAVKDFAPLAGVGAFEHAFVVRKDLPAKDIKELVALAKADPDKLNYGSTGVGSGSHLAMELFMARTGIKMTHVPFRGAAPLVQEIIGGRIDIANSTLPSVLEQINAGTLRALALASPERNPRAKDIPTLREQGVSNADADSWAAFFAPAATPVAVQEALSKAILTSLAKPAVSEQILKLGFTMRLRDPAAFRPYHLQEIATWENIIKAAGVKPE, encoded by the coding sequence ATGTCGCTGACCCGCCGTTCCACGCTCGGCCTGATGGCTGGCGCCGTCCTCGCTCCGTCCGTCGTCCGGGCGCAGAGCTTCCCGGCCAAGGGCATCACCATCGTCGTGCCCTATCCGGCGGGTGGGCCGACGGACGCCATCGCGCGCTTCGTGGCGCAGGACCTGACGACCTCGCTCGGCCAGAGCGTCATCGTCGACAACCGGGCCGGCGCCTCGGGCGCGGTCGGCACGCGTGCGGTCGCCCATGGGGCCGCCGACGGCTACACCATCGTCTTCGGCAACAACCAGACGCATGGCAACAACATGTTCCTGCTGAAGGAGCCGGGCTACGACGCGGTCAAGGATTTCGCGCCGCTCGCCGGCGTCGGCGCCTTCGAGCATGCCTTCGTCGTGCGCAAGGACCTGCCGGCCAAGGACATCAAGGAGCTCGTTGCGCTCGCCAAGGCCGATCCCGACAAGCTGAACTATGGCTCGACCGGCGTCGGATCTGGCTCGCATCTCGCCATGGAGCTGTTCATGGCGCGCACCGGCATCAAGATGACGCATGTGCCCTTCCGGGGAGCGGCGCCGCTCGTGCAGGAGATCATCGGCGGGCGCATCGACATCGCCAATTCGACGCTGCCGAGCGTGCTGGAGCAGATCAATGCCGGCACGCTGCGCGCGCTTGCGCTGGCGAGCCCGGAGCGCAATCCGCGGGCCAAGGATATCCCGACGTTGCGCGAGCAGGGTGTCAGCAATGCCGACGCCGATTCCTGGGCCGCCTTCTTCGCGCCCGCCGCAACGCCTGTGGCGGTACAGGAGGCGCTGTCGAAGGCGATCCTGACCTCGCTCGCCAAGCCGGCCGTGTCCGAGCAGATCCTCAAGCTCGGCTTCACGATGAGGTTACGTGACCCCGCCGCCTTCCGGCCCTATCACCTGCAGGAAATCGCGACTTGGGAAAACATCATCAAGGCGGCCGGGGTGAAGCCGGAATAG
- a CDS encoding class I SAM-dependent methyltransferase → MNKPANPALPTPGHDAVEAYLASGYDQVVGMSSRFAAAICARLLRLQTEEGLRGPIAEIGAFEGRFFIALAHALEQDEIALALDIFSWPDPGVEQRFEANCARHGIAAERRRTIKGDAGAMAPADLLAKAGGVPLRFIHIDGEHSRAALGRDLALATACLAEGGLIVLDDMLHPGYPTLMVAVQAYLEANPDIVPLCVIDRETIVGATKFVLCQRAWFERYQSRLLEIFRGLHLAAGRRFRAALVPGAVAGHASGGDRLRPGFDYPAALAPSARMASTIS, encoded by the coding sequence ATGAATAAGCCAGCGAATCCCGCCCTCCCCACCCCAGGCCATGACGCGGTCGAGGCCTATCTCGCCTCGGGCTACGACCAGGTGGTCGGCATGTCATCGCGCTTCGCCGCGGCGATCTGTGCGCGGCTGCTGCGGCTGCAGACGGAGGAAGGCCTGCGCGGCCCGATCGCAGAAATCGGCGCCTTCGAGGGCCGCTTCTTCATTGCGCTCGCCCACGCGCTCGAGCAGGACGAAATCGCCCTGGCGCTCGATATCTTCTCCTGGCCGGACCCCGGCGTGGAGCAGCGTTTCGAGGCCAATTGCGCCCGCCACGGCATCGCGGCCGAGCGCCGCCGCACGATCAAGGGCGATGCCGGCGCGATGGCGCCCGCAGACCTCCTCGCCAAAGCTGGCGGCGTGCCCCTACGCTTCATCCATATCGACGGCGAGCATTCCCGCGCCGCGCTCGGCCGGGACCTCGCTCTGGCCACCGCCTGCCTCGCCGAGGGCGGGCTGATCGTCCTCGACGACATGCTCCACCCTGGCTACCCGACGCTGATGGTCGCGGTGCAGGCCTATCTCGAGGCCAATCCCGACATCGTCCCGCTCTGCGTCATCGACCGCGAGACCATCGTCGGCGCGACCAAGTTCGTGCTCTGTCAGCGCGCCTGGTTCGAGCGCTACCAGTCCCGCCTGCTGGAGATCTTCAGGGGACTTCATCTGGCCGCTGGGCGCCGATTTCGAGCCGCATTGGTGCCTGGTGCTGTCGCAGGACACGCGTCTGGCGGAGATCGTCTGAGGCCAGGCTTTGATTACCCCGCGGCCCTCGCGCCATCGGCGAGAATGGCCTCGACGATCTCCTGA
- a CDS encoding phosphatase PAP2 family protein yields MRGIAMIGSADELGAARGRRVAWSIVLFVLLIDLAWLGFSSVSVLPLSLLGPLSAAGALALGAWFYRTRRGEVRLADALETAGQTIAFMAVGALLSYLMATLGFPLQDAAFQAADRSLGLDWLAYLKAVDARPWLGALFSFAYASFIPQVLLLIMVLSFTGRGEAARIMVLAMMISGVVTIVISGFVPAMAMFVHLGLGPADYPNLSPAASFVHVADMQALRAGAPFTLDLGRAEGIITFPSYHAALGLLMLLGACAHRWLRWPFIGLNLAMIAATPIDGGHYFVDVLAGLVIASAAYVAARRIVVPQSAGRSATAFAEAPKILAKS; encoded by the coding sequence ATGCGGGGCATCGCCATGATCGGGTCGGCAGATGAGTTAGGCGCGGCACGCGGCAGGCGCGTCGCCTGGTCCATCGTCCTGTTCGTACTGCTGATCGATCTCGCCTGGCTGGGCTTTTCGTCCGTGTCGGTTTTGCCCTTGTCGCTGCTGGGGCCGCTGAGCGCGGCCGGGGCCCTGGCGCTGGGGGCGTGGTTCTACCGGACGCGTCGTGGCGAGGTCAGGCTGGCCGACGCGCTCGAGACGGCGGGCCAGACGATCGCCTTCATGGCCGTGGGCGCCTTGCTTTCCTATCTGATGGCGACACTCGGCTTTCCCCTGCAGGATGCGGCCTTCCAGGCCGCCGACCGATCGCTCGGGCTGGATTGGCTGGCTTATCTCAAGGCCGTGGATGCAAGGCCGTGGCTCGGTGCTCTGTTCTCGTTCGCCTATGCCAGCTTCATCCCGCAGGTCCTGCTCCTGATCATGGTGCTCAGCTTCACGGGCCGTGGCGAGGCGGCGCGCATCATGGTTCTGGCGATGATGATCTCCGGCGTGGTGACGATCGTGATCTCGGGCTTCGTTCCCGCCATGGCGATGTTCGTCCATCTCGGCCTCGGGCCGGCCGACTATCCCAATCTCTCGCCGGCAGCCTCTTTCGTGCATGTCGCCGACATGCAGGCCTTGCGGGCCGGCGCGCCCTTCACGCTCGATCTCGGCCGGGCTGAGGGGATCATCACCTTTCCCTCCTATCATGCCGCGCTCGGGCTTCTCATGCTCCTGGGCGCCTGCGCGCATCGCTGGCTGCGCTGGCCCTTCATCGGGCTGAACCTTGCGATGATCGCCGCGACGCCGATCGATGGCGGTCACTACTTCGTCGACGTTCTGGCGGGGCTCGTCATCGCCTCTGCGGCCTATGTCGCCGCGCGCCGCATCGTTGTTCCGCAGTCGGCTGGCCGCTCCGCGACAGCCTTCGCCGAGGCGCCCAAAATCCTCGCCAAGTCCTGA
- a CDS encoding Gfo/Idh/MocA family oxidoreductase, with the protein MHSGTLSIGIIGAGIMGERLLGAILDQSPALVTVSGVWDPAPSAMARMATTFPQVPRLADPAAIIAASDCVYIASPPAFHLDHARAALAAGKSVFCEKPLAVDVEDARAFVAEAGNRGAVNFPFASSLAVATLMDWIAQGAVGTASRITIEVAFATWPRSWQAEAAAWLDGRQQGGFTREVVSHFLFLSRRLFGPLHGLTASAAFPEPGQSERSIEATLMAGEIPVALRGSVGTTPKDDHNIWMLEGDRGAVRLCDWSFAERRRPDGTWERAADALSQVEARPIALRRQIEGVVRLTRGEAHHLATLTEALNVQEIVEAILADGARAAG; encoded by the coding sequence ATGCACAGCGGCACTCTTTCGATCGGGATCATCGGCGCGGGAATCATGGGCGAGCGGCTGCTCGGCGCCATTCTCGACCAGTCGCCTGCGCTGGTGACGGTCAGCGGCGTCTGGGACCCGGCGCCTTCGGCCATGGCGCGCATGGCCACGACATTCCCGCAGGTGCCGCGCCTCGCCGATCCGGCGGCCATCATCGCCGCCAGCGACTGCGTTTACATCGCCTCGCCACCGGCGTTCCATCTCGACCACGCGCGCGCCGCTCTGGCAGCTGGCAAGAGCGTCTTCTGCGAGAAGCCGCTGGCGGTCGATGTCGAGGACGCTCGCGCCTTCGTGGCAGAGGCGGGAAATAGAGGGGCCGTCAATTTTCCCTTCGCCTCTTCGCTGGCCGTTGCGACCTTGATGGACTGGATCGCGCAGGGCGCCGTCGGCACCGCCTCGCGCATCACGATCGAGGTCGCCTTCGCGACCTGGCCCCGGTCGTGGCAGGCCGAGGCCGCCGCCTGGCTGGACGGGCGGCAACAGGGCGGCTTCACCCGAGAGGTGGTGTCGCATTTCCTCTTCCTGAGCCGCAGGTTGTTCGGTCCGCTGCACGGTCTGACCGCGAGCGCGGCCTTTCCCGAGCCCGGACAGTCGGAGCGTTCGATCGAGGCGACGCTGATGGCCGGCGAGATTCCGGTCGCACTCAGGGGCAGCGTCGGGACGACGCCGAAGGACGACCACAACATCTGGATGCTGGAAGGCGACCGGGGCGCGGTGCGGCTTTGCGACTGGTCCTTTGCCGAACGCCGCCGGCCCGATGGGACATGGGAGCGTGCGGCCGATGCGCTGTCGCAGGTGGAGGCGCGGCCGATCGCGCTCAGGCGCCAGATCGAGGGTGTGGTCAGGCTGACGCGCGGGGAAGCGCACCACCTCGCGACGCTGACTGAAGCCCTGAACGTTCAGGAGATCGTCGAGGCCATTCTCGCCGATGGCGCGAGGGCCGCGGGGTAA
- a CDS encoding RidA family protein — MTRRLISTGSPFETAFGYSRAVIDGDLVFVSGTTGYDYVTMTLPEDAAEQARNIFRTLEAVLEEAGSSLAGVVRAQYFVTDRAYCESVLTVCGEVFREVRPAAGIYVVTGLLKPEMKVEIEVTARLRAATA, encoded by the coding sequence ATGACCCGCCGCCTGATTTCGACCGGCTCGCCCTTCGAGACCGCCTTCGGCTATTCGCGGGCGGTGATCGACGGCGATCTCGTCTTCGTCTCCGGCACCACCGGCTACGACTACGTCACCATGACCCTGCCGGAGGATGCGGCCGAGCAGGCACGCAATATCTTCCGGACGCTGGAGGCGGTGCTGGAGGAGGCCGGCTCCTCGCTCGCCGGCGTGGTGCGGGCGCAGTATTTCGTCACCGACCGGGCCTATTGCGAGTCGGTGCTGACCGTCTGCGGCGAGGTCTTCCGCGAGGTGCGGCCGGCAGCCGGCATCTATGTCGTGACGGGGCTGCTGAAGCCGGAGATGAAGGTCGAGATCGAGGTCACGGCGAGGCTGCGCGCCGCCACCGCCTGA